DNA sequence from the Malus domestica chromosome 11, GDT2T_hap1 genome:
ACTGTGAACTCCTTATCAACCATAAACAAGGTACTGCCGCTCTTTCTCCCTCCCTCCATCCCAACCGCCAGCAGAGGCTCCGATGACAGAGGAGCCCAAGAAGGAAGAACAGCCAACCGAAACCCAGGACTCCATAAGAGATTTCATATcgatttcttcattttctccaaTTTTTTGCTTCTGGGTTTTCAATTATGGTGAAATCTGCACAAACAAGGTTCAAAACAACCTCTTCTGAGAATTATTCTAtcaatttcttttcctttttattcattttctaATACGCAAAGGTCTGTGGGTTGGCCTTCTCTCTCCTCAAATCTTCACGTTCATCTCTTTCTTCATCCAAAGCTTTCATCTTCATGTCAATGCCACATCCCAccattaaaaaattcaaaacttaaaatcttttccattttttcaatttcaacTCTCTCAAATCTCGTATTCGAATCCACGGTTCACGGACTTCAATCTGGTCCCCGACCATTGGGGCTTCGATGTCCGGTCGTGGCTGGAGGCGTTCGCGGCAGAGTACTCGCTGCTAGAGGAGCTTCGGCTGAAGAGGATGACGGTGACTGATGAGAGTCTGGAGAGGTTGGGTGTTTGTTTTAGTGGGTTCAAAGCTCTTTCGTTTGTCAGCTATGATGGGTTCAGCTCCGATGGAAattgtttttcacaaaaataatAACAGTACGATTTATCCAGTACAATACCAAACACAGTATTAAATAGTCAGTCTCTAGTCCGATATTacaccaaacgcccgactaatttagtcagtactatccgctgacaatttatcctatccgactgaaatagtcagtacagtccgagctgccaaacgaggcctaagaGAGGAGGTTATTGATATTATGGTGGTCATCCGCATTCCATACATTTACATTACTTCCCCTTGAATGTTTACCAGCCAATGATATAGTTGCCTTATTGAAAATCTTGCGTGGGAAACCTGATGGGATAAAACCTAAGCGAAGGGAAACATAGTGCAACATTCTTTAGGATCATTGATGTAGTGCTAGATGTGCTCAATATTGCCTCGTTAAAACATTATTAGGTGAAATTTAGTGGGACAAAAACTTAGTCGAAGAGAAAAAAAGTACAACGCGCATATGTCCTTTATTTTGAAAGTTGTTGGATGCTCCCCTCATGAGATATTGTCCCTGATAACAACATACTTAAACTATTTGATGGTAGGAACATTAATAAAAGTGAGATTGTATCTATCTTCTTCAGAATGAGCTTTGGCAACTCTAGTATATAATTTCTTCAGTATCATCATAGACTATCTTTCATTTGTATAGCTAATGAGGTTAGAGAAATACCAAAATATCTAGACTATTTTTATGAAGTATTTCACTAATGTAAAGTGATTAGAAACAATTCAGAAAATAATTATACATGCTTTAACATAGCACTAAAATAATACAATATGAAAAATAATACTTTACTTATACGAGGATAAGTGTATAGATAAACTACATAACATAGCTAGACATTCACAAGAATTCTTGTATGCTATTTAAGCAATTCATGAACTCTGCAAGAGTAAATTTCCTAACTTCTTCAAAAATGAATACGTTGCAATGATTTCGGGCttgaattcaaattcaatttaataGAGTACTCATTAAGgcaatttaaataattttcttttaagaaaAATTGAGTATATACTTTGAACGGGTTAATTAAACTAACATCTCTTGAGGCTTATCGATTTTTTTACAAAACCCTTTCACATTTAAAACATTACACTAACACCCCCCTCATGTTTTAATTCACTTTTAAATAATCCCTTCAGTCAAAGTTCTACTAATAAATTAACAACTTTACCCTtacaactaattaattaaatagaaatatattagaaaaaaacattaataataaattaaacattaaaagaataaattaaaaacttaaaaaatagaaaaggcgaaaaaaaaaagagtaaacctaaaccttccccaATTCCATTCCCCGCCGTTTTCCCTTCTCGTCGTCCCACCATTGCCACCTTCATCCTTTTGCTTCTCCCCCGCCCGACCCTCGCTACTCACTACCCCGTCACTGCTTTAACAATTTTGCATGCCAAAGCCATCCATAGCttcttcaatctctctctccttcttttcctctttcatcccgcatcttcttcctctcaaCAAAAGCTCAACTGGAAGAGAGGCGAGTTCCCGGGCGTCTCGGATACATCGACTCCAGCGACTTACAGAAAAACTTGCGCTCCTTCCGCTTCATTTCCGCTCCTTCCgctttgaaaaatgtgaagaatAAGGTGGATCAGAAGAGCAATGCCAAGGCCTAGGTCAACACTGTCACCGAGGCCCTGTCCGACGCCATTGAGAAGAAGCAGTGTCTCTATGCTCTTGAGGTTTTTGCCcttaatttaaagaaaaattaagaaaattttcatcTTTGTCTGAACAATCTGACTGACGAGGCATTTTCTGTTCTTAACCTGATGAAGACCCTCCCGCAATGCCAGTTACTCACGGTGCCTCGATAAAGGTTTgcatttgatttatttcattttaaaattttaatttatgttttaatgtttaatttatttatttttaatattttctttattatttaattaattagctaTAAGGGTAAAGTTGTCCATTTATTAGCAGAATTTTGACTGAATGGATTACGTGAAAGTGAATTAAAACATGAGGGGTGTTAGTGTAATGTTTCAAATATGAGggagttttatgaaaactcaataaaCCTCGGGGATTGTTAGTATAATTAACCCAACCTTGAGCTTAGGCTCTTTCAATACTTTGATATTATCTTTAAgcaatttataaattttcatGTCACTTTCATATCTTTTGGGATTTGTTCTTATGTATCCCTAAAAAAATCGCTTAGATATGCTTTAAGCATTATATAATccttaaaaaatttcacataaTTGTGAATCCCCATAAATATGTAGTATAAACGCTTCATAAGAATAAaacatggttgcatatataattTTCATGTCTCCATGGTAAACCTTGTATGGTACCAAGTGAGTTTATTTTACACATATTCCTATCCTTTTTGGCTTTATAATTGCGTGTTTCAATTATAAGTCCAACCGCAAGTGGTTCTTTGCCACAGTGATAAAAAGATGTTGAGCTGTTGCATAACGGCGTGAGTTCAAACTCCGTggatgactaatctaacatctaatctaaggccatctccaaccgaagggtccagagagCCAGAGGGCaaaaaatagcccgaaaacagTCTCCAAGGGCTAGGCCATATGGCTCGTGGGCCCCATGaaatctgaaagggccaaaaggccaaagggccaaagCATTGGCCGCATGCAACCAACCAGCCAACCTGGGGGTGGCCAGAAATTCCAGCAatcctgtcggatataaccgacaagaatatatttaatataaatttattCATGTCTGTTATATCCGATAGGAAtgcttaaacaaaaaattgaatccaacggctagctgacgccAGTTACTGtaggattcaattttttttttaattcttaaaaattctaatgtttttcctataaatacctaaaccattcattcaccattcctcacaaaatttaatttgtagttttaaatttaatttgtagtttttaaatataagttgtagtttttaaatttaagttgttgttgtttttaaatttaaataataaattatgtttgaccctatgaccctttggccctcggttggagacggttttttgtgacatggctaaaacgagccctttggccctcggttggataTGGAGGCAAATATAGCCCTGTACTGtccattaaaatattaatatcttgaaggACCAAAAGGTTAAAACGAGTTCTTTGACCAGCTCTCGGTTGAAGATGACCTAACcaaatttatcgtttgacaaaaaaaaaaaaattataagtacAATCATTCCACATCTTTTAAATATATTCAACTTCATTGAATTGCCTTCTCCAGTTTAGCCAATTATATTTTAGTTGTCGGCATTCATCACTCTGTATAATATCATCTTATAGCCCTTAACAATATAGTACGTACTGTAAATCCCATATGTCATAGATGATTATCCATTTGACACCACTTTAGATAACTAATATTGCATCTTACAGATAACATAAATCACTTGCCACAACTTTAGATTATCAAATCCGGACACCAATCCTTGTAGATActgattgttttttttgtttcctcacTTTCTCTATGTAAACTTTATTGAGAATAATGTTTCTGATTATTTCCCATTAATTCTCAAAGTAATATTACACATGTATATATAGTTACACTTtgggtaaaaacaaaataaattcccTACAGTAACTATCTAACTGAAATAGTAACTATTATGAGTTACCATTACAATGAGGTactattttatccttatcacaccccctcaagctaaaCGGAGAGGATTGAAGAGAGAGCTTGGaccgaagatgaagaaatcttTGTCGAGGAAGAGACTTGGTAAAAAGGTCAGCAAGTTGATCAGCATTGCAAACAAACTGAACTCGGATCAAGTGGGCTAAAACTAGCTCACAAATATAGTGATAATCAATTTCTACATGCTTAGTACGAGCATGAAAGACAGGATTTGATGCTAAGGCAATAGCAGAAACACTGTCGCACCAAATCTGAGGAATGATAGGTAGCTGGAAACCAATATTAGTGAATAATTGACAAATCCAAGTGAGTTCGACTGCAGTATGAGCCAAGGAGCGGTACTCAGCCTCTGTAGAGGATCTAGCAATTGTGTGTTGCTTCTTTGCAGACCAACTAATGAGAGATGGaccaagaaaaatacaaaaccctCCTGTAGATCGTCGATCCCACGGGCAACccgcccaatcagcatcagagaAGGCTTTAAAGATCAGGGAAGAGGAGGATTTTGGAAACCACAAACCAAGCCCAAGGGTACCTTTTAAGTATCGTAAAATCCGTTTGACTGCCTGAAAATGTTGCTCTCTGGGTGAATGCATGAACTGGCATACCAAATTAACAGCAAAGGATAAGTCCAGCCGGGTCCAAGTTAAGTATTGGAGAGCCCCAACAATTGATCAGTACTCTGGCGGAGGATACCATATTGAGAATAATGTTTCTGATTATTTCTCATTAATTCTCAAAATAATATTACACATGTATATATAGTTACACTTtgggtaaaaacaaaataaattcccTACAGTAACTATCTAACTGAAATAGTAACTATTATGAGTTACCATTACAATGAGGTactattttatccttatcaaaCTTATCTTGCGGCTTGAATTTCAATCTTCTTGATTGCACTGTCATCCATATAGCAAAGATATTCACAACAGCAAATACAAaccaccaccccccccccccacccgcaaacaaaaaaaaaaaaaaaaaaaacaacgacGGTAAAATTGGTCTCCCCGATCTAATTTTATTTCATCACCAATTTCTTAAGTATTCTGCTTTAGGGACTCAAATACGTTTGATTAAAACATGATAACCAAAATAGTAGATCAACATCTTCATGATCGCTTAATAGGTGCCCATAAGAGCGGTTATATATTGTAACATAAATAAtaaggtaaattacacaaaactacttcAACTATGAGTCGAatcacaatctcatacctcatgttttaaacaaTATAATTTCATACCTCAACTTATGAATTCGTTGCAATGTCAAACCTGAgttaatttttttgtcaatttgttTATTAAATGATGATATGGCAGGAATGAAGCTCACTTATTCCCCAACTAAAatagaaaattaataaattactaattttttatttaacaattaaaatgaattaaaaaaagaaaaaacctttctTCCTCAAATTTTTCCAATTTCCCAAATTTTTCCGGTTCCTCCCCTCACCTCAGGCGCTTCAACGTCGGCGAGGACTACCCCGTATTTGAcagcctcttcgatatctgcaTGGCCTCCGTCAGCGGCTCAATCGTCGCTGTCGATTCCGACGTGATTCCCATTTGGGTCGTTGAATTCCAGGTTTCGACCCATGTCGAACTTGCCGGCGAGCAACGGGGCGACGAATGGGACGTtgacattggtgaagaggccaAAGTATTGGCTGGCGAAGGCGTTGGGCGGCGAGGTGGAGTTGGAGAGGACAAAGCAGAGGCCGAATCTCGGGATCGACGGGAGGATGGAGAAGATGAAGGTGTTGGTGAAGGAGGCGACAGAGGTAGAGTTAGAGGTGTGTTTTCTGAGAATTTTTGTTGGGTAGAAGATGCAGCCTACGGCAAACTGGTAGGTGTTATTTGTGAGGCGAATGGCGGCGTAGAGTCGGGCGTCGTTGATGAGAGTGAGGTCGGTGGCAATGGTGATGTTGGAGAAGGAGTTGAAGCGGAAGTCAAGAGCAGAGGTGCGAAGAGGAAGAGGTGGTTGAAGAGAATGATGAAGACGGCTGAGAAGGATGGGTGGGGGGACGGTGCAAGTATTTAGGAAGGTAGTCGACGATGGGGGTGTAGGAGAAGGGTAGTGGAGCAAACTCGGGGAATTGAAAATATCTGAGGAgcataattttttattgattcattttaattgttaaatacaaaattaattttttgttaataattaattaattttttattttagttggaGAATGAGTGGACCCCACTCttgccacatcatcatttaacagtCAAATTGACAATAACTTTAATGAAAGTCTGATATTAGAACGAATTTATAAGTTGAGGTATGaaattgcaatgtttaaaacatgaggtataaGATTGTGGTTCGACCCATAGTTAAagtaattttttgtaatttaccctaaataaTATGATTTTCAGAATTAGTCAAATGTAAAATCTTTATAGATGAGAGAACTTAGGGTTCATAATACAAAAGACTTAAATATAATCATTTGAAGCAGCTTATAATTAAAATGCCTCCAACATGTAATAATTtggataaattacattttacccctcaAGTTTGGATGCAATTGCGAAATGAATTTTACTTTCTACTGGAAATGAATACAAAACATAAGTATATTTTCTATTACTAACGTGGCGGCCATTCTATGTTAAAGGATCATCGCAAGATCCTTTTCCTAGAGATCCCATGATTGggactgtggatgcaaatttctttctccttgttcttaGACAAattacacctacaaaacaaataacatcttaggtcaaggccaagagcctcacgtgcccatgatgaatgggggttaggggggctttggccgaagaaccattgatgccaaagttacaattttgagagaaaagtgtttagagaattttgagaatttagtaagagaattggaattgagttttggagaaaatgagatggtatatataggggtgtggccagcCCCCTTAGGAGAGATGGTGACCGGCCATTTGTGGTATTTTTGGGTGTAATTTGTagttaattagtcaattaatagattaattgggtaataaatcaattaattaactaattaatataatttggaaggaatgttttgggggttaccttgtggagaagatttgatgaggattgatgaaataggttttgaataaataattattttggacacttttgatttgattgagggatgattgtccactgctcgtgAGTAGGAGTCCCGGTgttcctcgagggtaattttgtccttttaaccctagaattcacgtgtcgcctccatatttttcttgattatttttggctccacagggattgttcatcgtatatcgtatggttagttttcatttttaaattttaaaatgattttttaccgcaagatgtacgatgaacggtcacgatcacGGGATCCCCAAGAAAAAGATCTGGCAAGTATCCTTTTCCCCATTCTATGACCTCTTAAGATCACTTGATCAGGTTTGCAGAACCTAATATGAAATTTACCATCACTAGTATTCAAAACTCAAATAATTCTAATCTCAAAAAATCCTCTTAGTAACTCTACTTCGAAAATATTTCACTTCAGGGAATGATGTAGGACTAACGAGATGTAACATACAAAATTTAGGTCTAATAAATAAAACATTGTTGTAGTCCTACTAGATTAGGAATgagattgtgtaaatcctagtatattttgaaatatcttttatattcctattaggagttgattacctattaagagttaTAATCCTAAAAGGATAAGGAATTAacattccctactactataaataaaggtacaatgggggtggaatagaacacacctcacaattacacatctctctcttctttctctatgccgcaccttccctctctctctggcctccataactgttcagtaaattatgcttaCAACAAACACATATttattaatatataaaaataaataagtccAAGATGAGAAAAATACTAATATGATTGGAATTTCATGATACAACCAAGTGCGATAAAGGGTGCTTCATTGAAATTTGAACTCTGGAGAAGCTTTGAATTAGATATGAAGTCAGCAAAAGAAGGCGTTTgcgtgtttttatttttgtcaaatgataaatTTCGTTAGATTAGTCACTAACGGAGTTTGAACTCACACCGTCATGCAATGGCTCAAAACATTTCCACCACTGTTATAAGAGCAATTCCAGTTAAGGGCTCCCCATGGCAATATGCAATTGAATCCCCTCTAGTGAATACTAACTgcttttaatgaacagtaatagccttttgcatctccatctCTAAACTGAATAGCCATAACAAtagacaataaaatattagtatttatttattttataaaataatataaaaaattaatttaaatttcgaataagatttttaatcgatCTTGTCATGTCaggtgtcattatccgaaagtaaAATTTTTGTAGATAGATTTCGATAaaatttttaaacaattttgtCACGCGATATGTCTTTACCTATTTAGAAtcattgaaaatattgaaatgtggtgtaaggtgggaGAAAATGATAAGgtaattatagaaaaaaaaatttataattttataattttttttgaatattttttggatttttaatttgtttaaaaaaattattaacttaattaatctAGACCATTGGAttacaaaaaatttgaaatccaaTAGCCCAGAACGTGACACGTGGCCCACCcaaacatttatgaattttttatttaaaaaaaaaattaatgttgaAAAAACTAGATCATTGATCTGAAAATCAAATAGTGCAGATTCAACATGATTGAGTGGGGTTGACATGTGGGCCCCATCATCTGAAAATATGCTGGAGATGCGTAACCACGCGCCTTCTGCAAATTCTTTTAGAATGTGGTTGACATCAGCTTGACGTCACTTTCCCCTCAGGCACTTGGGCCTTGAATTCCGGCTTGACCTCTCCCACGAGCTTCCCTTTAGTCCAATAGCCCTGATGGGCTGGAGCTAGTTTTGGGGGCAATTGGATTGGATTTGTTGCCAATCTCCATTGCTAGATACTACAGTGGGGTTGCTCTAAAGTGCTACTTACGCGTTTGCACGTttgcaacaaaacaaaaaagacgTTATTTTGGTGTCGGTCAATTTAAAAATATTGATTCATTAGTTCATTTGTCTTTGGTCAGCATAAGAATCCAACGAAATTTCAGAAAAAGGATTTTATATGTCACTGGATTAGCAGCAGTCAACTGCCCCACGTATCTAAACATGAACCTTCGTCGCATGTTGAAAAGTAAAATcgcatataaatacaaaagATATACACCTACTTAGACAGATGTGAGAACGGCGATATCCTGTCGAAAGTTTCCAGTTATTGCAGATGAGAGaacaataatattttaaatcctAATTCATTTATTTTTAGTCAGATTTTTTATTCCCTTAGTATTTCTTGGTAAAGACCACGAAATATCTCCAGGGCGGGACAATTATTTTGGGCACTAGAAAGTAGTAGCAACTTCCCACTTTCTCTTGACCACGTAATCAACTCCTCTTTTCATTAATatggggtttttgtttttgttatttttctgaAGTTTTAACTTTAActccttttaatttaattataattttaaaatcatTGAAGgacaatttaaaatttataatattttaaacacttttgTGTTGCTCTCTTCtatatctttatatataaagcccGAAAAAAAAATGACTCATTCATAATCTCAACTTACCCTctctaattaaaatttaaaataaaacaaattaattttaacaaaatttcaAACTAACAGAACAAAACTACCAACTACATGAACCattcttctttttattatttattttttattttttttatttttttaaattttaaaaaataaaataaaataatagtataaacaaaacaaaaaaggcgAGTAAAGAGTGAGATGTAAAAGAATAAATCGTCACTGCGGGTGAAAGACTGGTTTTATACATGGAAGAAAGAATGCTGTACACTGTAGACGCGTTAACTGACAGCAACAACAGCGAAAGAAGGAAGTTGTAAGGAAGTTGTAAGGAAGTTGTTATAAATCGGAATGGAGGAAGTTGTAAGGAAGTTGTTATAAAACGGAAATGGAGGAAGTTGGAAGGATGTTTATGTGGTGTTGGCGTCGTCGTTGGAGGAGTGGTGACGCCCACTGACGCTATATAGATCACTAGATTACTAAAGGATAAACATATTAATTGACAGCGTCAACAGCGGAAGGAGGCCTTAGTGATGGAGATGGAGATGCAGATGAAAAGTTACCTGAAAGATGGCAATGTTGGTTCCGTCGTCGGAGTAGTGACGCCTACTGACAGCAATGTTGGTGTCGGAGTCGGAGTAGTGACGCCCAATAGCACTGCCAATCACGAACTTGCTGCTCAGGTTCTCCCTGCTTCCCTCGCTTCCCTCCCTTccttcctccctccctccctcccctcTTTCTATCCAATCAATTAAGTTCATTAGTTCCCCTATACCAAATTTCTATATGCACCGTTACCAACTCATTTTTCGTATTTTATTTCAACTTTCAACTTCCAGCCCTTGCTCAAGTTGCGGGTCGCAGCCTTGTTTTTCAAAGCTGCATATCAATTTATGGAAGGTGCGTGCGGTTACTCTAAAAAACGCAAACTTATTGCCTGATGGTTGGCTGTTTTGCTCGTTATGTTACAGTTATTTCTGTATGATTCTAGTCCATATACGGTTGTGCAGCAAAAGGTAGTTGGGAGATGAACGAGATAAATACAACCGAGGAAGCAATTCCAACTAGGTACTACTGCTACAGGTGTCGTCATCTGGTCACTGTGGATGTCGAAGTCGAAATCAAATGCCCTTTCTGCCAAGACGGCTTCATCCAACCATGCGAGGGTGTTAACTCACGCTACCTAACCATGTCATCCGAATCTGAGCTTTCTGAAAGTGGTTCAGATGGAGAGGTGCGCACCATTTTAATTTAAGGAAAGCTAATTAAAATcgtttgaaaactttaaattttaaagataagaataaaataaatggtaaagtaaatagtaccaaaattaatcttttagtgtaaaaatttgatttttcatcAAAGTGAACAGCACCGGaagattttcgttaaaattccctttaaTCTACCCTTTGATCAAACCTTCATTGTCTTAGACTCTTAGctcttaaaacaaatattatCTTCCCGTATTCGTTTATCATTCATAATTTCAAATGAACTTTGAAGTAATTTGGGCGATTCCAACTCTTGATTGCAGGGCCTCGTTGACGAGCAACGCCATGTGATACGGGTATTGGTCTTGAGCTTCAGTCAGCTGGTTTTTATCCTTGGGATCGGAAGGTTCTCTgttttctaacaaaaaaaatagaaaacttttaGTCCTAAAAAATGATTGCTTTTAGATAAATACTGTAAGTAAGATTAAA
Encoded proteins:
- the LOC103448390 gene encoding uncharacterized protein is translated as MEMEMQMKSYLKDGNVGSVVGVVTPTDSNVGVGVGVVTPNSTANHELAAQPLLKLRVAALFFKAAYQFMEAKGSWEMNEINTTEEAIPTRYYCYRCRHLVTVDVEVEIKCPFCQDGFIQPCEGVNSRYLTMSSESELSESGSDGEGLVDEQRHVIRVLVLSFSQLVFILGIGRFSVF